tcccccaccccaaaaccccccaaaaaatcccaaaaaatccccaaatccgccccctcgccctccccccacccttgggacccccccccccaaatttgggggtccctcccctccccccccccttACCtcgcgctgccgccgcccctcccccactttCCCTTTCGCTTCCcgcccaggccccgccccctgcgCGGTGACGTCACCGAGAGGAGCTCCGCCCCTTTTCTCCCGACGCGTGACGTCATCAGCGCGCGGACGCCCTTGAGAGGGGGGAGGGGATGGCGGGACGTGAGTGGGGGgcggaatttgggggatttggggaaattggggggtcctggtcggatttgggggaatttgggggatcctgaggggatttgggggacctGGAGAGGatctggggggaatttggggggtcctgaggggatttgggggaatttggggggaatttggggaaattcgggcagaatttgggggaatttggggaaatttggggtgtctggagaggatttggggggaatttggggggtcctgaggggattttgggggaatttgggggaatttggggaaatttggggtgtctggagaggatttgggggaatttggggggaatctGGGGAAATTCGggcagaatttgggggaatttggggagatttggggtgtctGGAGAGGatctggggggaatttggggggtcctggtgggatttgggggaatttggggaaattcagGGGGTATGGataggatttggggggaatttggggggatttggggaaatttgggggggtctggagaggatttggggggtcctgaggggatttgggggaatttggggggtcctgaggggattttggggaaatttggggggtcctgaggggatttgggggaatttggggggtcctgaggggatttggggggaatttggggggtcctgaggggatttgggctATTTTGAGGTAGTTTTGGGGTATTTCCGGGCtgtttggggcattttgggtattttggggctgtttggggtattttttggtaTTTCTGGGCTactttgggctggttttggctttttttgggtattttggggccattttgagGTATTTCTGGTCCGTTTTGAGGTATTTCTGGGctgtttggggtattttggggctgtttgggctgttttgggtctatttttgggctattttaGGCTGttattttgggctgttttggggctgtttttgggtaTTTTAGGCTGTTATTTTAGGCTGTTATTTGGGCTGttattttggggctatttttggcTATTTTAGGCTGttattttgggctgtttttgccGTTTTTGATCACTCTGGTCCCTCCCAGGCCTGGCCGCCGCGCTGCGCTCGCTGTGGGCCAAGGAGCCGGTGATCGCCGCCAGCTTCGGCATCGCCGCCCTGGGTGAgccccgggggggttttgggggatttttggggggttttgggggatttttggggtccccctgaccccccctgcccctcccccagcGTTGGTGTCGCCGCTGCTGAGCCCCTTCACCAAATACTCGGGAATGATCAACCAGGCCACGCCCTACACCTACCCCGGTATGGAGCCCTAGAgtgccccaaaatatccccaaaatctgcccaaaataGCCCTGAAACAGacccaaattatccccaaaatctgcccaaaatagccctaaaaacagccccaaaatctgccccaaaatatccctgaaacaccctaaaaacagccccaaaatctgccccaaaacagccccaaaatatccctaaaaatagcccaaaatatccctaaaaaCAGACTCAAAGTATCCCTAAAACACCCTAAAAGCTGCCCAAGATACCCctaaaaacacccccaaaacagccccaaaacaccccGAAATCAGCCTCAAAATACCcctaaaaacagccccaaaatctgcccaaaatatccctaaaatcagccccaaaatctgcccaaaatagccctaaaaacagccccaaaatcagccccaaaatagCCCTAAGAACagacccaaaatatccccaaaatcagccccaaaatatccctgaaacaccccaaaatcagccccaaaatctgccctaaaatgccccaaaatctgaccaaaatatccctaaaaacagtcccaaaacagccccaaaatcagcctcaaaatatccctaaaaacagccccaaaatatccccaaaatctgcccaaaataGCCCTAAATCAGCCACCAAAATATCCGTGAAACACCCTAAAAACAgtcccaaaatcagcccaaaatctgcccaaaatatccctaaaaacagccccaaaatatccccaaaatcagccccaaaatatccctgaaacaccctaaaaccagccccaaaatcagcccaaaaacagccccaaaatatccccgaAACACctcaaaatcagccccaaaatctgcccaaaatatccctaaaacaccctaaaaacaaccccaaaatcagcccaaaatcagcctcaaaatatccctaaaacaccccaaaatctgcccaaaatatccctgaaacagccccaaaacagccccaaaatagccccaaaatagctcaaaatatccctgaaaataccccaaaccccccaaaatctgcccccccccgatcccaaatttggggtttttggggtccccccgatTTCGgggaccccctgaccccccaaatctcccccaaaaccccaaatttgtcCCCTTTGCATCACCCAAACTCCCTGAAATCGCCCCCCTTATCCCAAATTTGGAGTTTCTgtgacccccaaattccccccaaaccccccaaaattcccccccccatcccaaatttggggttgtTGGGGTCCCCCCGATTTCGgggaccccctgaccccccaaatctcccccaaagcCCTGAAAATatccccaatttctcccccttgggaccccaaatttctcccctttgagacccccaaatcccccccaaaatgtcccaaaactcccctaaaacccccaaaattcccccccccgatcccaaatttggggtttttggggtccccccattttggggaccccctgaccccccaaattcccccccaaacatcaaaaatccccccaaattctccccttTGGGACCTCAAAAACTCCCTCAAAACCCCCCTGAAAggccccaaaactcccccaaatcccccaaaatccccctccccCGATCtgatcccaaatttggggtttttggggtccccccgtttttggggaccccctgacccccaaatttcccccccaaatccccccaatttctccccgggtgaccccaaaaaatcccccaaatcccccctgaaatgccccaaaactgccctaaaatgtcccaaatccccccaaaattccccccttgatcccaaatttggggtttttggggtccccccgattttggggaccccctgacccccaaatttcccccccaaaatacccccaatttctccccgtgtgaccccaaaaaatcccccaaatcccccctaaatgtccccaaaacgaccccaaaacccccaaaatcccccccaggatcccaaatttggggtttttggggtcctcccgattttggggaccccctgaccccccaaatttcccccaaagcCCTGAAAATCCCCCCAgtttcacccccaaatcccccccaaaatatcccaaattccccccaaaatgccccaaatcccccccaaaaccccccaaaattctcccccCCAggatcccaaatttggggtttttggggtctcctcGATTTCGGGGAcaccctgaccccccaaatttcccccaaaccccccaaaaatccccccaatttctccccatgtgaccccaaaaaatcccccaaatcccccctgaaatgccccaaaactgccccaaaatgtccccaaaccccccaaacttcCCCCCCCcgatcccaaatttggggtttttggggtccccccgtttttggggaccccctgaccccccaaatttcccccccaaaccccccaaatttgtcccttttgggacccccaaatcccccccaaaaatccctcaaaactcccccaaatccccccgaaatgccccaaaactcccccaaaccccccaaaatccccccccgatcccaaatttggggtttttggggtccccccgatTTCGgggaccccctgacccccaaatttccccccaaattcccccaatttctccccgggtgaccccaaaaaatcccccaaatcccccccgaaatgtcccaaaactcccccaaatcccccaaaatccccccccgatcccaaatttggggtttttggggtccccccggttttggggaccccctgaccccccaaatctcccccaaaccccccaaaatccccccaatttctcccccttttgtccccaaaaatcccctaaatcccccccaaaacttGCCCGAAATgtcccaaaactgccccaaaccccccaaaattcccctccctgatcccaaatttggggtttttggggtccccccgatTTCGgggaccccctgaccccccaaatttccccccaaaaccccaaatttgtcccctttgggaccccaaattccccccaaatcccccccaaaaatccccccaaatccccgcaaaatgtcccaaaacccccccaaaccccccaaaattcccccccccgatcccaaatttggggtttttggggtccccccgattttggggaccccctgaccccccaaatcccccccaaaacatccaaaattcctccaatttctcccccttttgtccccaaaaatcccctaaatccccccaaaactcccccaaatcccacccgaaatgtcccaaaaccccccaaatttccctcccccgatcccaaatttggggtttttggggttcccccgattttggggaccccctgaccccccaaatttcctccccaaaatacccccaatttctcccctttgtgacccccaaatcccccccaaaaatccctcaaatccccccaaatctcccccaaaaacgccccaaaccccccaaaatccccctcccccgatcccaaatttggggtttttggggtccccccgattttggggaccccctgaccccccaaatttccccccaaaaatccccccaatttctcccctttaggaccccaaaaatcccccaaattcccccctgaaatgccccaaaacttccccaaatcccccccaaaatgccccaaaccccccaaaatcgcccaccccgatcccaaatttggggtttttggggtgcccccgaTTTCGgggaccccctgaccccccaaatttccccagtTCCCGTGCGGGACGACGGCCGCCACCCCGAGGTGCCCCCgcacccctgtgccccccagggCCCCGGCCTGGCCTGGCTGCGGCAGCTCTGAGcgacccaaaatcccccaaattcaccccaaaaatccgaCCCCCAATTTGGGGaaccccccccccacccctgagggggattttggggggtcccgaaggcggaaccccaaaaatacagAAACGAAATGAGGAGTttgtggtgatttttgggggttttgttgtttattgagaaattttggggagattttgggggattcttgggtgatttggggggaatttgggagatttgggtgttttttgggggggattttgtggCAGCTTTGGGGGAGTTTTTATTGTTTATTGAGaagtttggggggaatttgggagattttgggggatttttaggggatttgggggtttttgggagatttgggggattttaggggattttgggggatttgggtgatttgggggcgattttggggtgattttgtggtttttgggggggattttggggtttttgggaggattttgtggtggttttggggagatttttgtttattgagaaattttgggggaattttagggagattttggggggattttggggttatttgggggcGATTTTTGGGgatctttggggtttttttggggggattttggggttttttgggaggattttgtgGCGGTTTCGGGGggatttttattgtttattgagaaatttgggggggattttggggggattttgggatttctggggcattttggggtttttgggtgatTTGAGGgcgattttgggattttttgggggggattttgggatttttgggaggattttgtggtggtttgggggggttttttgttgtttattgagaaatttggggggattttgggggatttggggattttggggattttttggggggattttggggttttttggggggattttgggggattttgggatttttgggagggttttgtggcggttttgggggttttttttattgagaaattcgggggattttggggttttttggggggattttgggggatttttggggattttggtattttttgggggggattttggggtttttgggtgttttgggggcGATTTTGGGATtcttttggggggatttttaggaggattttgaggtttttgggaggattttttttttaactgagaaatttgggtgttttggggggatttttggttttttttagggggatttttggggtttttggggggatttttgtttattgagaaatttggggattttgggaggattttggggtttttgggggaattttgggaggattttgggggatttgtagggtttttgggggatatttttggatatggattttgggggatttaggaggggatttttgggtggattttggggtctttgggggggattttggggtttggtatttttgggggggatttgggatttttggacgcggattttggggggatttgggaggggatttttggattcttgtgggaattttggggtctttgAGGGGGATTTTGAGATCtttgggaggggattttggaatttttgggaggggattttgggatttggtgttttttgaggggaatttgggattttcagctctggaaccccaaaaatacaaaatcgAAAGGAAATTTTCGGTGTTGGAGTTTTTCTTTATTGAGAaatttgagtttttttgggttttttggggttttttggggggactttggggtccccccgcggGTCTCAGTCGAAGTCGGAGAATTTGGGGACCCTCGGGGGCCTCtcgggggggctcggggggccccaggggggggaggggccgagctggggagagggggaggggtcagaccccaaagggaccccaaaatatccctgaaccccaaaatagcccaacagggaccccaaatatcccaaaagggacccaaaatatcccaaaagtgaccccaaaatatcccaaaagggaccccaaaaccccccctgaaccccaaaataccccaaaagggacccaaaatagcccaaaagggaccccaaaacctccctgaaccccaaaatagcccaaaatggaccccaaaatatccctgaaccccaaaagggacccccaaatatcccaaaagtgaccccaaaatatcccaaaagggaccccaaaacccccctgaaccccaaaataccccaaaagggacccaaaatatcccaaaagggaccccaaaatatccctgaaccccaaaagggacccccaaatatcccaaaagtgaccccaaaatatcccataAGGAACCCCGAAATAGCCCAaaagggacccccaaatccccccaaaaccgaCCCCTGGGATTCCCAAAACCGACccttgggaccccaaaacccccaaatccccccaaaaccgagccttgggacccccaaatccccccaaagcgacccctgggacccccaaagtcccccaaatccccccaaaatccccccaaaccgacccttgggacccccaaatcccccctaacCCCTTAAAACCGACCCCCGGgactcccaaatcccccctaaatcaccccaaatctccccaaaatcccttcccaccaccccagagtgacccttgggacctccaaaatccccaaaaccgACCCttgagaccccccaaaccccccaaaatccccccaaatcccaaaaaatccccccaaatcccccccaaaatccccccaaatcccccaaaacccacccccgggatcccccaaaccccccccgggaccccccaaatccccccaaaattaccccaaatccccctcaaatcccccccaaatccccctcaaatcccccccaaatccccccaaaaccccccaaaccccccaaatcgccccctgggaccccccaaaaccccccaaacccccccccttACCTGGGTGCCCCCCCCGGGGGGGTTCTGTGGGGCcctttggggtctgggggggttttggggtccccccctgCGCCCCCCCCGGGGGTCTCGGCGGCGCCGTTTgggcccggggggctccgggggggttttggggggcgcggggggaggggcgggggggccCCCCCCGGGGGGTTCGTTCTCGGCGTTcccgggggggggaggggcggctgTGACCCCCCCTGAGGGACCCCCCTCGTCctggggggagatttggggggtcaggggggaatttggggggtcctgggggggatttgggggattttgggggtcctggggggaatttggagggtcccgggggagaatttggggggtcctgagtgGGGTTTGGAGGGTCCTGGGGACGGgtcaggggggttttgggggtcctgggggggtttggggggaattttggggtcctgggggagaatttgggggtcctgggggggtttgggggtcagggtgggaatttggggggggaattggggggtcctggaggggaatttggggggtcaggggggggtttgggggtcccgggggggaaATTTGAGGGTCCTgggaaggggttttgggggtcccagagtgaaaatttggggggtcagggggggtttggggggtcctgggggggtttggggggtcctggggggaaatttgggggatcaggggggaaaattgggggaaattttggggtcctgggggggcttgggggagatttgggggggtttggggggtcctgggggggaaatttgggggtcgGGGGGGCATTTGGGGTTCTGGGGAGAGATTTGGGGgtcagggggggtttggggggtccttggggggtttttggggttctggggggtaaatttgggggggaatttggggggtcaggggcgggaatttgggggtcctgggggggtcagggtgggtttgggggtcctgggggggtcagggtgggtttgggggtcctggggggtttggggggtcctgggggggaaatttgggggtcctgggggagaatttggggggtcccgggggagaatttgggggttctgagggggtttggggggggtcagggtgggtttgggggatcctgggggggaatttgggggtcctggggggggaatttggggggtcaaaggggaaaatttggggggtcaggaggaaattgggggtcctggggggtgaaatttggggggtaagggggagtttggggggtcagggggggcttggggggtcctggggagggattttgggggattttgggggttttggggggttttgggagttcctggggggaaatttggggggtcagtggaggtttggggggtcctggggagggtttggggggaatttggggggtcctgtgggagaaatttgggggtcggggggggggagtttggggtgtcagggggtgtttgggggtcctgggggaatttggggagattttgattttggggtgctttggggttatttttaggggatttttggggatatttttggggttatttttaggggatttttggggttattttctgggtgatttggggttgtttttaggtgatttttgaggttatttttaggggatttttggggttatgttttgggtgattttttgggttattttttgggtgatttgtggttatttttgaggtgattttggattatttttggggtgatgtGGGGTTATTtttaaggggatttttggggttatttttttggtaatttCGGGCTATTTTTTGGGTgctttggggttatttttaggggatttttggggttatttttaggggatttttggtgttatttttaggtgatttttggggtgatttgggtgatttttggggtatattttgggtggtttttgggctcccacctgcagcagcagggtcagCTGTCCCTGCCGGTACCGATCCCCGTGAGCGTCCAACAcctgcatcaggaacctgcggggcggggccggggggcggggccaggtGAGGTGGGCGTGGCCCAGGTGTGGTTTATTCCCCAGGTGAGGGCGTGGCCCAGGTGAGGGCGTGGCCCAGGTGAATTTCCTCCCCAGGTAAGGGTGTAGCCCAGGTGAGGGcgtgtcccaggtgtgtttccccccaggtgtgtttaCTCCCCAGGTGTGGGCGTGGCCCAGGGGAGGGcgtgtcccaggtgtgttttaATCCCCAGGTGAGGGcgtgtcccaggtgtgttttaTTCCCCAGATGTGGGCGTGGCCCAGGTGAGGGcgtgtcccaggtgtgtttccCCCCCAGGTGAGGGCGTGGCCCAGGTGAGGGCGTAGCCCAGGTGAGTTTATCGCCCCAGGTGTGGGCGTGGCCCAGGTGTGTTTATCCCCCAGGTGAGGGCGTGGCCCAGGTGTGTTCCTCCCCCCAGGTGAGGGCGTGGCCCAGGTGTGTTTTATTCCCCAGGTGAGGGCGTGGCCAAGGTGAGGGCATGGCCCAGGTGTGTTTCCTCCCCAGGTGTGGGCGTGGCCCAGGTGTGTTCATCCCCCAGGTGAGGGCGTGGCCCAGGTGTGTTTTATTCCCCAGGTGAGGGCGTGGCCCATGGTGGGCGTGGCCCATGGTGGGCGTGGCCCAGGTGTATTTTCTGCCTCACCTGCGCTCCAGCCGCATCCGTCGCGTCTCCCGCTGCACCTGTCGCAGCCGCTGCAGCGCCCGCGCATTCACCTGCGGGGGAGGGGCCAAAGTGGGCGGGGCCTGagggaaaggggcggggctaAAGGGAAATTGGGCGGGGCCTAAAGGGAAATGGGGCGGGGTTTAAGTAGAAATGGGCGGGGCCTCTCTGAAAGGGCCGTGTCTATAATTTTGTGGGCGTGGCCACCGCCTTGTGGGCGTGACCGCCATTTTGTGCGTGTGGCCGCCATGTTGTGTGCCCGCCATTTTGTGGGCGTGGCCACAATCCAGTGAGCGCCTCCGCCATTTTGTGGGCGTGGCCACCACCTTGTGAGCGTGACCACCATTTTGTGTGTGTGGCCGCCATGTTGTGTGCCCACCATTTTGTGGGTGTGGCTGCAATCACGTGAGCGCCTCCGCCATTTTGTGCGTGTGGCCGCCATGTTGTGTGCCCACCATTTTGTGGGCGTGGCTACAATCATGTGAGCACCTCCGCCATTTTGTGTGTGTGGCCGCCATGTTGTTGTGTCTGCCATTTTGTGGGCGTGGCTGCAATCATGTGAGCGCCTCCGCCATTTTGTGGGCGTGGCTACAATCCTGTGGGCGCCTCCGCCATTTTGTGCGTGCGGCCGCCATTTTGTGCAAGTGACTGCCATATTGTGCATGTGGCTGCCATTTTGTGCATATGGCCGCCATGTTGTGCATGTGGCCTCCGCCATTTTGTGGGCGTGGCTGCAATCCTGTGGGTGCCTCCGCCATTTTGTGTGTTTGGCCACCACCTTGTGAGCGTGACCGCCATGTTGTGTGGCCGCCATGTTGTGGGCGTGGCTAAAATAATGTGAGCGCCTCCGCCATTTTGTGGGCGTGGCCACAATCCTGTAAGCGCCTCCGCCATCTTGTGCGTGTGGCCGCCATTTTGTGCATGTGGCCTCCGCCATTTTGTGGGCGTAGCCGCAATCATGTTAGCGCCTCCGCCATTTTGTGCGTGTGGCCGCCATGTTGTGTGTCCGCCATTTTGTGGGTGTGGCCACCACCTTGTGCATGTGACCGCCATTTTGTGTGTCCGCCATTTTGTGGGTGTGGCCGCCATGTTGTGTGGCTGCCATTTTGTGGGCGTGGCTGCAATCATGTGAGCATTTCCGCCATTTTGTGGGCGTGGCCACCACTTTGTGCATATAGGCGCCATTTTGTGTGGCCGCCATTTTGTGGGTGTGGCCGCCATATTGTGCATATGGCCGCCGCCATTTTGTGGGCATGGCCACCATGTTGTGTGTCCGCCATTTTGTGGGTGTGGCTGCCATGTGTGCCCGCCATTTTGTTGGCGTGGCCGCCATTTTGTGCATGTGGCCTCCGCCATTTTGTG
The DNA window shown above is from Taeniopygia guttata chromosome 37, bTaeGut7.mat, whole genome shotgun sequence and carries:
- the NDUFA3 gene encoding NADH dehydrogenase [ubiquinone] 1 alpha subcomplex subunit 3 (The RefSeq protein has 1 substitution compared to this genomic sequence), which codes for MAGRLAAALRSLWAKEPVIAASFGIAALALVSPLLSPFTKYSGMINQATPYTYPVPVRDDGRHPEVSPHPCAPQGPGLAWLRQL
- the TFPT gene encoding TCF3 fusion partner encodes the protein MAGVSFEEFSAPPGAELALEPLFGGNILESEGEPEAGPEGGGAAPAPPLPPTPRPLRGGRGQERGGEGPGGEGQGGEDSPELRRRRMKLQALGRRCREIRQVNARALQRLRQVQRETRRMRLERRFLMQVLDAHGDRYRQGQLTLLLQDEGGPSGGVTAAPPPPGNAENEPPGGGPPAPPPAPPKTPPEPPGPKRRRRDPRGGRRGGPQNPPRPQRAPQNPPGGGTQLGPSPPWGPPSPPERPPRVPKFSDFD